A region of Micromonas commoda chromosome 4, complete sequence DNA encodes the following proteins:
- a CDS encoding predicted protein, which translates to MTSALASQLQVVAASRPQEERLRGKASLLYDIREAADIDLQTIYAVGLQGFNELTRLDGRFEQYSKSLFSRAGSEQNRELMDREANAKLDQQIEGYLRLLSGYYLNPAATKTLEYLIRRYKIHVHNVDAAVTCALPYHSTPEFVKLVQLCVLENTSFYWLKGVKETGAAPPRDRLVQRSLRDMAFFSFVADTAATAASQKGVPGSASSFYAVLLTETIAEMKKVESSVVPRLLPYLEAGLAPAASAEQYAGALMVGVQLSISASLALPLTEALLEGVAKGARAPLHAQALQALLAICGSQRIRDLPSRAFKHLVKMPDLPSRVADMCEKYEAESLVVPLVRALAQSATQHANYERVLGGVVNEVKLSDLAVRALVQELVTLGSGSGVDSAAATPAGAEHGREVAARSIRMVDVKHPAACSAAVDHVLGEASRRGATKEGEGNEEGKAAADFLREALAGSAAGPLPGHAASLGAALDHPQAGLREAALRELRNSGAASKVMSGGARKSSNAPPAPGIISGALLRRVTDDVPRIASLAAALPGLRVAVGDDEALFAAAVERLRVASAHFVGKNETAELERGVAKRLVKLACGTLALPFPRAKDGQGVEVDREESDSEAEESDSEADPVDKPPVEDNRGALGNLAGRAAGLALGHAVFSPATRAVARATIAAAKRNLHPSLAELRTDAFDAALAKAQDAAGAASPEPAKGKKGKKASTETTKAEDTAALKEARARSDAAANAVVIGAVAKGIAAGVDAWGGEGELTLWALEAWRDGSPGARANLLLAMREAVAMDADGSVRQALWAVLRDSWTEGGAADFSEGAAEENLDEPLTAEVARAIARNNPRVTPPIARAALHRLMQTINGKRTGKKTVGVPSSGASAGVIDEAFSRMSIADGAAGKGRFAASFDALLGAVERGGGSSVGFLATRAASDPSADSTEVPRTALELLATRGGGSNGAATSSVLAVLTVACTAAEPAVRAAAANAIVALAPKGSSTGAKKGATAVWRSLKDAAGDVGSVTKSVDAGAALCDALAAGFAAAGSKDESDVALRDILAPLASLGISDDGDGGGGGDAIEPRLGAYGGRRLVAALKGVGSDASKAEALAPALRWCLARGEGDAAELAVEIIETFTVDYAKSKGATSGESWRVFTSALVAPSPAPARVAAVCRATPEFVDSLPAARRGELLRILFTAVGTDADAGARAAARDAIDALKLLADDVISLVRAATAAAATTVASPSTKRSKGSAAAGRDADGSDAVSAAVAALEVVGWKSPGDVHSRADLAGPCQELLASLLDAAAAAAARGAEVGRDSDDENVAPSPGGGAASGYSQAVVLSTLDMLARDDAMGPDSAPFNKTPGKRQKGSNAGYDVRLIVRAVTEAEAGPAREAALALLAAVAKNDAVGVMEHVLEVSAALAHRASNATDDPLAQRALEQALAAVVPAWIEGGFGVKAAAEQVVNALPDAPEHRRAPLCLALLRACPEGEGLPVVLLLLLGQLRKLEEAAAASAAKRAKKAAKAAEKAGVRVAEAIAEFEQDNTFAESAAWVLDLAALLLSRETASGAVDALVATMKGAVDEGGRIVWLSAEVTSKHLSSRAFLQAARRETAAAVASVEKNAEGEDEEDVIAEAEAAAAVIAARLQEGYADLAECALLLLQAGTTAGAEESPKAKAKGKSSKHAGGLQPVDTKAAARMERGGRQVLTALDGLLAPGPYLRSLAPLLEHEDGRVRRKALRLIAHRLHAAAAADVAPANKYEKRKGEKARDARSRARAKDRKWKRSGKAATATTEDEDAEAEEMEEERADEVEAGVALIEKLAELAGAGSYATRSAALAALDAASSRFAGVKDAHKPIIDAAPAAVESLSCSSRAVVAAGAGCIASIVKSQGVRCVGILPNAVPKLLETANSAASSLAKAKDAAARAAAEAEEAGDEAAEEEASAAAGVRDDEGAVLVAALKAVDTLMEQLSAFVSPYLPEMLRLLLSPALVPAVGGEDGEDALDRESSAYQAAQSAAALREIVARRIPHRLLLKPLAEAYDSCLASGGGGGAAAARSALGMAAVAASTEPPAPAHRGALVALLLRALDVRREPPAGRCSAAAVDEVEGAAVQAFVTFSLQLTESSFVPVFTQVVEWAKARAADAPAARTRLGALFRLASSLADALRAVFVPLATPLLDLAAAALDPVSDPAPSKKKKKKSNAGAGVDPAAIVAELDTWRMRTHALSALRRLFVHDGGEALLDAGRFNQLHPLVTRMLRAVPPSEGPDGEPTPEAAEGEHMAPGGLASECVACVAAMIASAPDDALWKPAHRGVLLATREGVARTRLVALAALGAVVDKLQEEYLALLPEAIPFLSELFEDPDEAVEGAARAFTGRLTELSGEDLKSLMLGDEK; encoded by the exons ATGACGTCCGCGTTGGCAAGCCAGCTGCAGGTCGTGGCGGCATCTCGCCCGCAGGAGGAGCGGCTGAGGGGCAAGGCGTCGCTACTGTACGACATCAGGGAGGCTGCGGACATCGACCTGCAGACCATCTACGCCGTCGGCCTTCAAG GGTTCAACGAGCTCACCAGGCTCGATGGCCGGTTCGAGCAGTACAGCAAGTCGCTGTTCAGTCGCGCCGGGAGCGAGCAGAACCGCGAGCTGATGGACAGGGAGGCGAACGCAAAGCTCGACCAACAGATTGAGGGGTACCTGCGTCTGCTGAGCGGCTACTACCtcaacccggcggcgacgaagacgctCGAGTATCTCATCAGGCGGTACAAGATCCACGTGCacaacgtcgacgcggcggtgacgtgcgcgCTGCCCTACCACAGCACCCCCGAGTTCGTCAAGCTCGTGCAGCTGTGCGTCCTGGAGAATACCTCCTTCTACTGGCTCAAGGGGGTGAAGGAGACGGGCGCTGCGCCGCCCAGGGATCGACTCGTGCAGCGATCCCTGAGGGACATGGCGTTCTTCTCGTTCGTGgcggacaccgcggcgaccgcggcttCGCAGAAG GGTGTCCCCGGTTCCGCGTCGTCTTTCTACGCCGTGCTGCTCACCGAAACTATCGCAGAGATGAAGAAGGTTGAGTCATCGGTTGTCCCTCGGCTGCTCCCTTACCTGGAGGCtggcctcgcgcccgccgccagcgcggagCAATACGCGGGCGCTCTGATGGTCGGGGTTCAGCTCAGCATcagcgcgagcctcgcgcttCCCCTGACGGAGGCTCTGCtggagggcgtcgcgaagggcgcgagggcgccgcttcacgcgcaggcgcttcaggcgctcctcgccatcTGCGGTTCGCAGCGGATCCGTGACCTGCCTTCCCGGGCGTTCAAGCACTTGGTAAAGATGCCCGACCTCCCCTCGCGGGTGGCGGACATGTGCGAAAAGTACGAAGCGGAATCGCTGGTCGTTCCCCTCGTCAGAGCTCTCGCGCAGTCCGCGACGCAACACGCCAACTACGAGCGcgttctcggcggcgtcgtcaacgAGGTGAAGCTGtccgacctcgccgtcaGGGCGCTCGTCCAGGAACTCGTCACCCTCGGGTCGGGTTCCGGCGTggactccgcggcggcgactcccgcgggcgcggagcacgggcgcgaggtggcggcgaggtcgatcCGTATGGTGGACGTGAAGCATCCCGCGGCGTgttccgccgccgtggaccacgtcctcggcgaggcgtccaggcggggcgcgacgaaggagggcgagggcaaCGAGGAGGGCAAGGCTGCGGCTGATTTTTTgagggaggcgctcgccgggtccgccgcgggtccgcTTCCCGGgcacgcggcgtccctcggaGCCGCGCTGGATCACCCCCAGGCTGGTTTGCGAGAGGCGGCGCTTCGGGAACTTCGCAACAGCGGCGCCGCTTCAAAGGTCATGTCGGGCGGAGCGAGAAAatcgtcgaacgcgcccccAGCCCCGGGGATCATctccggcgccctcctcaGGAGGGTCACGGACGACGTCCCCAggatcgcgtcgctcgccgcggcgcttccGGGGCTACGAGTCGCCGTGGGAGACGACGAGGCTCTCTTCGCCGCTGCGGTTGAACGCTTGCGGGTCGCTTCGGCGCATTTCGTGGGGAAAAACGAGACGGCCGAGctggagcgcggcgtggcCAAGAGGCTGGTGAAGCTCGCGTGCGGCACCCTCGCGTTACCGTTCCCCAGGGCGAAGGATGGCCAAGGCGTCGAGGTTGACCGGGAGGAGTCCGAttccgaggctgaggagtCGGACTCGGAGGCGGATCCCGTCGACAAACCGCCCGTCGAAGATaatcgcggcgcgctcggcaacctcgccggacgcgccgcggggctcgcgctcggtcACGCGGTCTTTTCCCCGGCGAcacgcgcggtggcgcgggcgacgatcgcggcggcgaagcgtaACCTCcacccgtcgctcgccgagctcaggACGGATGCCTTTGACGCGGCTCTCGCCAAAGCGCaagacgccgcgggcgccgcgtcgcccgagcccgccaaGGGCAAGAAGGGCAAAAAGGCGTCGACCGAAACGACAAAGGCcgaggacaccgccgcgctcaaggaggcccgcgcgaggagcgacgccgcggcgaacgcggttGTCATTGGCGCCGTCGCTAAGGgtatcgccgcgggcgtcgacgcttGGGGGGGCGAGGGTGAGCTCACGCTCtgggcgctcgaggcgtggCGGGACGGATCAcccggggcgagggcgaaccTGCTGCTGGCGATGCGAGAGGCTgtggcgatggacgcggacgggagCGTTCGGCAGGCGCTCTGGGCGGTTCTCAGGGACAGCTGGAcagagggcggcgccgctgaTTTTtcggagggcgccgcggaggaaaACCTGGACGAACCTCTCACGGCGGAGGTTGCCCGCGCGATTGCCCGCAACAACCCGCGCGTGACCCCGccgatcgcccgcgcggcgctgcaccGACTGATGCAAACGATCAACGGCAAGAGGACCGGAAAGAAGACGGTTGGCGTGCCCTCTTCTGGCGCCTCAGccggcgtcatcgacgaggctTTCTCCAGGATGTcaatcgccgacggcgccgcgggcaaaGGCCGATTTGCCGCATCgttcgacgccctcctcggagccgtcgaacgcggcggcgggtcgtccgtcggcttcctcgccacccgcgcggcgagcgacccgTCCGCGGATTCCACCGAGGTTCCTcgcaccgcgctcgagctcctcgcgacgcgcggcggcgggtcgaatggggcggcgacgtcgagcgtcctcgccgtgctcaccgtcgcgtgtaccgccgccgagccggcggtgcgcgcggcggcggcgaacgccatcgtcgcgctggCTCCCAAGGGCTCATCCACGGGTGCCAAGAaaggcgcgacggcggtgtgGAGGTCCCtcaaggacgcggcgggcgacgtgGGCAGCGTGACCAagagcgtcgacgccggcgccgcgctgtgcgacgctctcgccgccggctttgCAGCCGCGGGGTCCAAGGACGAGTCCGACGTCGCCTTGCGCGATAttctcgcgccgctcgcgtcgctcggcatctccgacgacggggacggcggcggcggcggggacgcgatcGAGCCGAGGCTCGGGGCGTACGGCGGTCgcaggctcgtcgcggcgctcaagggcGTGGGTAGCGACGCGAGCAAGGCTGAGGCtctggcgcccgcgctcaggtggtgcctcgcgcggggcgagggcgacgccgcggagctcgccgtgGAGATCATCGAAACGTTCACGGTAGACTACGCCAAGAGCAagggggcgacgtcgggcgaGAGCTGGCGCGTGTTcacgtccgcgctcgtcgctccgtcacccgcgccggctcgcgtcgccgccgtctgccGGGCCACACCGGAATTTGTCGATtcgctcccggcggcgaggaggggcgAGCTGCTCCGCATCCTCTTCACCGCGGTCGGtaccgacgcggacgccggcgcgcgggccgcggcgagggacgcgatcgacgcgttaaaactcctcgcggacgacgtcatcagcctcgttcgcgcggcgacggcggcggcggcgacgacggtcgcgtcgccctcgaccaAGAGATCCAAGGgttcagccgcggcggggagggatGCCGACGGTTCCGATGCCGTgtccgcggccgtcgcggcgctcgaggtcgTGGGATGGAAATCGCCGGGGGATGTACACTCGCGAgcggacctcgcggggcCGTGCCAGGAGCTGCTGGCGAGCCtgttggacgcggcggcggcggcggcggctcgcggcgccgaggttggccgggactccgacgacgaaaacGTCGCTCCTTCCCcggggggaggcgcggcgagcggctaCTCGCAGGCGGTGGTCCTGTCCACCCTGGACAtgctcgcccgcgacgacgcgatgggaCCGGATTCGGCCCCGTTCAACAAGACCCCGGGTAAGCGCCAAAAAGGTTCAAACGCCGGATACGACGTGAGGCTCATCGTTCGAGCCgtgacggaggcggaggctggcccggcgcgcgaggctgcgctcgcgctcctcgccgccgtcgcaaAGAACGACGCCGTGGGCGTGATGGAACACGTCCtcgaggtgagcgccgcgctggcgcatCGGGCGTCTAACGCCACCGACGACCCCCTCGCGCAGAGGGCGCTGGAAcaggctctcgccgccgtcgttccGGCTTGGATCGAGGGAGGGTTCGGCgtcaaggctgccgccgagcaGGTCGTCAACGCGCTCCCGGACGCTCCCGAGCacaggcgcgcgccgctgtgcctcgcgctgctccgcgcgtGCCCCGAGGGAGAGGGTCTTCCCGTTGTTCTGCTTCTGCTGCTCGGTCAGCTCAGAAAGttggaggaggctgccgccgcatccgctgCGAAGAGGGCCAAGAAGGCGGCAAAGGCTGCGGAGAAGgcgggcgttcgcgtcgcggaggcgatcgccgAGTTCGAGCAGGACAACACGTTCGCCGAGTCTGCGGCTTGGGTGTTGGACCTCGCGGCTTTGTTACTGTCGCGGGAGACGGCATCCGGTGCCGTGGACGCTCTGGTGGCTACCATGAAG ggcgccgtcgacgaaggCGGCCGAATCGTCTGGCTCTCCGCCGAGGTCACCTCCAAGCATCTCTCGTCTCGCGCATTCCTACAGgctgcgcgtcgcgagactgccgcggccgtcgcctcggTCGAGAAGAACGCCGAGggggaggatgaggaggatgTCATCGCGgaagccgaggctgcggcggcggtcatcgccgcgcgcctccagGAAGGATacgccgacctcgcggaATGCGCTCTGCTTCTCCTCCAGGCGGGAACcaccgcgggtgccgaggaatctcccaaggccaaggccaagggaAAATCTTCCAAGCACGCGGGCGGGCTTCAACCCGTGGATACCAAGGCTGCGGCTCGAATGGAACGGGGCGGGAGGCAGGTTctcaccgcgctcgacgggCTCCTCGCCCCCGGACCGTACcttcgctcgctcgcgccgctgctcgagcacgaggacgggcgcgtgcgtcgcaaGGCGCTCCGCCTGATCGCGCACAGGCTGCatgccgcggccgccgcggatgtcgcgccggcgaacaAGTACGAAAAGAGAAAGGGTGAAaaagcgcgcgacgccaggAGCAGGGCCCGAGCCAAGGACCGGAAATGGAAACGGAGCggcaaggcggcgacggcgacgacggaggacgaAGACGCTGAGGCGGAGGAaatggaggaggagagggcggaTGAGGTGGAGGCTGGCGTCGCGTTGatcgagaagctcgccgagctggcggGCGCCGGTTCTTACGCCACCagatccgccgcgctcgccgcgctcgacgcggcttCGTCCAGGTTCGCCGGCGTCAAGGACGCGCACAAGCCCatcatcgacgcggcgcccgcggcggtcgagtcCCTCTCGTGTTcttcgcgcgccgtcgtcgccgccggcgcgggttgcatcgcgtccatcgtcaaGTCGCAGGGTGTGCGATGCGTCGGCATCCTACCCAACGCCGTTCCCAAGCTCCTGGAGACGGCCaactcggccgcgtcgtcactGGCAAAGGCCaaggatgccgccgcgagggccgccgccgaggcggaggaggcgggagatgaggcggcggaggaggaggcgagcgcggcggcgggcgtccgcgatgacgagggtgccgtgctcgtcgccgcgctcaaggcggtgGACACGCTCATGGAGCAGCTCAGCGCCTTTGTCAGCCCGTACCTTCCGGAGATGCTCCGACTTTTGCTATCCCCGGCGCTCGTCccagccgtcggcggcgaggacggcgaggacgcgctcgacagGGAATCTTCGGCGTACCAGGCGGCccagtccgcggcggcgctgcgcgagATTGTCGCCAGGCGGATCCCCCACCGTCTGCTGCTCAAgcccctcgccgaggcgtacGACTCGTGCctggcgtcgggcggcggcggcggggcggcggcggcgaggtcggcgctGGGcatggccgccgtcgccgcgtcgacggagccccccgccccggcgcaccgcggcgcgctcgtggcgctgCTACTCCGTGCGCTcgacgtgcgacgcgagccacCAGCGGGCAggtgctccgccgccgccgtcgacgaagtggagggcgccgcggtgcaaGCCTTTGTCACGTTTTCCCTGCAGCTCACCGAGTCGTCGTTCGTACCGGTGTTTACGCAGGTTGTCGAGTGGGccaaggcgcgcgcggccgacgcccccgccgcgaggacaaGGCTGGGCGCGCTGTTCCGCCTCGCGTCttccctcgcggacgcgctccgcGCAGTTTTCGTtcccctcgcgacgccgctgctggacctcgcggcggcggcgctcgatcCCGTGTccgacccggcgccgtcgaaaaagaaaaagaagaagagcaacgccggcgccggcgtggaccccgccgcgatcgtcgcggagtTGGACACGTGGCGCATGCGCACGcacgcgctctccgcgcttCGCAGGCTCTTCGtgcacgacggcggcgaggcgctgctcgacgcAGGCCGGTTCAACCAGCTGCACCCGCTGGTGACGCGGATGCTTCGCGCGGTTCCGCCGTCGGAGGGACCGGACGGCGAACCCACgccggaggctgcggaggggGAGCACATGGCGCCCGGCGGGCTCGCGAGCGAGTGCgtggcgtgcgtcgccgcgatgatcgCCTCGGCTCCAGACGACGCGCTGTGGAAACCCGCGCACAGGGGCGTCTTGCTAGCCACGCGGGAGGgggtggcgaggacgcggctggtggcgctcgccgcgctcggggcggTGGTGGACAAGCTGCAGGAGGAGTACCTGGCGCTGCTGCCGGAGGCGATCCCGTTCCTGTCGGAGCTGTTCGAGGATccggacgaggcggtggagggcgcggcgagggcgttcaCGGGCAGGCTGACGGAGTTGAGCGGCGAGGATCTCAAGAGTTTgatgctcggcgacgagaagTAA
- a CDS encoding predicted protein — MEAYRRAFIQTGSLAPLKHVMAGVFVMAFGMEHYFHHKYHSHAEGAHDHKEAEVDMTKVDAALPAAAAAAMAEKPLPADMDALTAEIKSLRAEIGTLRAGMREAAEEANKKK, encoded by the exons ATGGAAGCCTACCGCCGCGCTTTTATTCAGACCGGGAGCCTGGCCCCGCTGAAGCACGTCATG GCTGGCGTGTTCGTCATGGCCTTCGGCATGGAGCACTACTTTCACCACAAGTACCATTCGCACGCCGAGGGGGCGCACGATCacaaggaggcggaggtcgACATGACCAAGGTGGACGCTGCCCTTCCCGCTGCTGCGGCGGCAGCCATGGCCGAGAAACCCCTGCCCGCGGACATggacgcgctcaccgcggagatCAAGTCCCTCAGGGCCGAGATCGGAACCCTGCGCGCCGGAAtgcgcgaggctgcggaggaggCTAACAAGAAGAAGTAA
- a CDS encoding predicted protein — MTEPWRDPCFDPSDLSSKREWEQIGDGSFGNVYKASLLGTSVAVKEIGNLKPDRVAGLKRDMYYLRRFPHPNIVAVFGAYEEDGKLFMVMEYVSNSLRSRSVVNRVDVVRVLSDVARALVRLHAAGHVHRDVKARNVLITRGYETAKLCDFGLARTMPGDGARDDVNPELTPRIGPPKYRAPEVVKRRDYGISSDMYGFGIMCQQLVKELKKKRRRAMGEEEVDFILNLASECLRKDPAARPTAGECLKRLLEYRGRSLQLCSRETANKRRSYWIDAPMDVGTFKHAGKEPTASSDRSSSDSPGDDARGGRRGEDSEVGRADGARGDGGVAHGDEEDEVTGGGAPKRRRVDVES; from the exons ATGACCGAGCCGTGGAGGGACCCCTGCTTCGACCCCTCGGACCTCTCATCCAAGCGGGAGTGGGAGCAGATCGGCGACGGCAGCTTCGGAAACGTGTACAAGGCGTCGCTGCTCGGCACGAGCGTGGCGGTGAAGGAAATCGGGAA CCTGAAACCCGACCGCGTGGCCGGTCTTAAGCGTGACATGTACTATCTCAGACGATTTCCCCACCCCAACATCGTCGCGGTGTTCGGCGCGTACGAGGAGGACGGAAAGCTCTTCATGGTCATGGAGTACGTCAGCAACTCGCTCCGCTCGAGGAGCGTGGTGAACAGGGTGGACGTCGTGAGGGTGCTGAGCGAcgtggcgagggcgctggtgaggctgcacgcggcgggtcACGTGCACAGGGACGTCAAGGCGAGGAACGTGCTGATAACGCGCGGGTACGAGACGGCCAAGCTCTGCGACTTTGGTTTGGCGAGGACAAtgccgggcgacggcgcgcgggacgacgtCAACCCCGAGCTCACGCCGAGGATAGGACCCCCGAAGTACCGCGCCCCCGAGGTTGTGAAGCGACGGGACTACGGCATCAGCTCGGACATGTACGGCTTCGGGATCATGTGCCAGCAGCTGGTCAAGGAGCTGAAGAAGaagcggcgccgggcgatgggcgaggaggaggttgacTTTATCCTCAACCTTGCCTCCGAGTGCCTGAGAaaggacccggcggcgcggcccaccgcgggcgagtgCCTCAAGCGCCTGCTCGAGTACCGCGGCAGGTCGTTGCAGCTGTGCAGCAGGGAGACGGCGAACAAGCGCAGGTCCTACTGGATCGACGCGCCCATGGACGTCGGCACGTTTAAGCACGCGGGGAAGGAgcccaccgcgtccagcgaCCGCTCATCCTCGGACtcgcccggggacgacgcgcggggtggacgccggGGTGAGGACAGCGAGGTGGGACGCGCGGatggggcgcgcggcgatggaggggTGGCgcatggcgacgaggaggatgaggtcaccggcggcggagcgcccAAGCGGCGGAGGGTGGACGTCGAGAGCTGA
- a CDS encoding ATP-binding cassette superfamily ((Uup homolog/duplicated ATPase)), which translates to MMTLTDVRVTVGDRDLLVGANLRVEPGETVGLVGANGCGKSTLLRCVSGLRSHDAGELRVAQRADVGYLEQTAVSGSKLTVAQEARSRMTHVQAAIDAVREAEKAMAQGDANAASMLVAANDAFEAVGGNTVERRVADVLTGLGFAKEAWDRPCAALSGGWQMRVALARLLLSPAGDSRNSGITGGFLLLDEPTNHLDAQAKEWLAGWLRAYSGTVLLVSHDEALLDKGVDRLVEVRGSRLHGYSGNYAKFLEERKQRREVAARAASKEAAKAAKLEQFVAKNSARASTAKAAKSKAKQLQGVLENLEELEELTGGGKDLGAGPGDAKRVTFRLPDPPDGAKEALILENGVVGYGAGLEPLITGAGLKVSRGDRWLIVGPNGAGKSTLLRTLGGNLRLQGGTLAHGEGTRVGYFSQDLAQELPVEETPLVHVLKVARAADPTVTELTARSVLGALGLSGSAAKDRKIGELSGGEKARVALAAFVLRPVNVLLLDEASNHLDTAAIDALTGALRGWDGAVVAVTHNKTFADALEPTFVARVEAGAMKTRMVTGGTLSKKDFSPNAVATGGVAGAVAKPKEAPKGAKKEQEMTEEEIAAAEAAAKEAKAARDKLLREARNAPKTIDKIERALAVLEDDIAAIDERLMKCGSDVAAAVEIQKEKDVKVEKQGLYYAEWQRLEEVMAEAEAIAAEA; encoded by the coding sequence atgatgACGCTCACCGACGTGCGCGTTACCGTCGGGGACAGGGATTTGCTCGTCGGAGCCAACCTGCGCGTCGAACCGGGCGAGACGGTGGGTCTGGTGGGCGCGAACGGGTGCGGCAAGTCCACCCTCCTCCGCTGCGTGTCGGGGCTCCGAtcgcacgacgcgggcgagctcAGGGtggcgcagcgcgcggacgtcgggtACCTCGAGCAGACCGCGGTGAGCGGCTCCAAGCTCACCGTCGCGCAGGAGGCGCGCAGCCGCATGACGCACGTAcaggcggcgatcgacgcggtgcgaGAGGCGGAGAAAGCCATGGCCCAAGGCGACGCaaacgccgcgtccatgctcgtggcggcgaacgacgcgttcgaggctgTGGGCGGAAATACCGTCGAACGGAGGGTCGCGGACGTGCTCACGGGCCTCGGTttcgcgaaggaggcgtgGGACAggccgtgcgcggcgctcagcgGCGGATGGCAGATGCgggtggcgctcgcgaggctcctGCTCTCGCCCGCCGGGGACAGCCGAAACTCGGGCATCaccggcggcttcctcctcctggACGAGCCCACGAACCACCTCGACGCGCAGGCGAAGGAGTGGCTCGCCGGGTGGCTCAGGGCCTACTCCGGGACGGTGCTCCTGGTGTCCCACGACGAGGCTCTGCTGGACAAGGGCGTGGACAGGCTGGTGGAGGTGCGAGGGTCGAGGCTGCACGGGTACAGCGGCAACTACGCCAAgttcctcgaggagcgcaaGCAGCGCCGGGAGGtggccgcgagggccgcgtcgaaggaggcggcgaaggcggccaagCTCGAACAGTTCGTGGCCAAGaacagcgcgcgcgcgtccaccgccaaggcggccaagAGCAAAGCCAAGCAGCTCCAGGGCGTGCTCGAAAACTTGGAGGAGTTGGAGGAGCTGACTGGCGGCGGCaaggacctcggcgccggcccgGGAGACGCCAAGCGGGTCACTTTCCGCCTTCCCGATccgcccgacggcgcgaaggaggcgctcATCCTGGAGAACGGGGTCGTCGGCTACGGCGCCGGCCTAGAGCCGCTCATCACGGGCGCCGGTCTCAAGGTGAGCCGCGGCGACAGGTGGCTCATCGTCGGTCCAAACGGCGCGGGCAAATCCACCCTCCTGCGAACGCTCGGCGGTAACCTTCGGCTGCAGGGCGGCACgctggcgcacggcgagggGACGCGCGTGGGATACTTCTCGCAGGATCTCGCTCAGGAGCTCCCGGTGGAGGAGACGCCGTTGGTTCACGTCCTGaaggtggcgcgcgcggcggacccgacTGTGACGGAGCTCACGGCGCGATCGGTGCTCGGCGCTTTGGGGCTCTCGGGATCGGCAGCGAAGGACCGAAAAATCGGGGAGCTCAGCGGGGGCGAGAAGGCGCGCGTGGCCCTGGCCGCGTTCGTGTTGCGTCCCGTCAACGTTCTCCTCCTGGACGAGGCTTCTAATCACctggacaccgccgcgattgACGCTCTCACCGGGGCTCTGAGAGGCTGGGACGGAGCGGTTGTCGCCGTGACTCACAATAAAACCTTTGCGGATGCTCTCGAGCCGACGTTCGTGGCGAGGGTCGAGGCCGGGGCGATGAAGACCCGAATGGTCACTGGTGGGACCCTATCTAAAAAGGATTTCTCTCCCAACGCGGTCGCCactggcggcgtcgcgggcgcggtggcaAAGCCAAAGGAAGCTCCCAAGGGTGCCAAAAAAGAACAGGAGATGACCGAGGAGGAAATTGCGGCTGCtgaagcggcggcgaaggaggctaAGGCTGCCCGAGACAAGCTACTCAGGGAGGCGAGGAACGCTCCAAAGACAATCGATAAAATCGAACGCGCGCTGGCAGTTCTGGAAGAtgacatcgccgccatcgacgagcgGCTGATGAAATGCGGGTCGGatgtcgcggcggcggttgaaatacagaaggagaaggacgtAAAAGTCGAGAAGCAGGGGTTGTATTATGCGGAGTGGCAGAGATTGGAGGAGGTGATggcggaggccgaggcgatcGCAGCAGAGGCGTAG